A single Lemur catta isolate mLemCat1 chromosome 20, mLemCat1.pri, whole genome shotgun sequence DNA region contains:
- the ATP2C2 gene encoding calcium-transporting ATPase type 2C member 2, protein MAERRCAKFLQKLALPGAGRQYQALGKDEVEALIDEQHELKAIEKEKKVAALPPKEACKCHKEDLAEALCVDLHTGLSEFSVTQRRLVHGWNEFVADNTEPIWKKYLDQFKNPLILLLLGSALVSVLTGEYEDAVSIAAAVLIVVTVAFIQEYRSEKSLEELTKLVPPECNCLRDGKLQHVLARELVPGDVVSLSIGDRIPADIRLTEVTDLLVDESSFTGEAEPCSKTDSPLPGGGDLTTLSNIIFMGTLVQYGRGQGVVIGTGERSQFGEVFKMMQAEETPRTPLQKSMGKLGKQLTLFSFGVIGLIMFIGWLQGKQVLSMFTIGVSLAVAAIPEGLPIVVTVTLVLGVLRMAKKRVIVKKLPIVETLGCCNVLCSDKTGTLTANEMTVTQLVTSDGLHAEVSGVGYDGKGTVCLLPSKEVIKEFSNVSVGKLVEAGCVANNAVIRKNTVMGQPTEGALIALAMKMDLSDIKNSYVRKKEIPFSSEQKWMAVKCSPKNEDREDVYFMKGAFEEVIRHCTMYNHGGIPLPLTPQQRSLCQQEEKRMGSLGLRVLALASGPELGRLTFLGLVGIIDPPRAGVKDAVQVLSASGVSVKMITGDALETALAIGRNIGLGNGKLQAMSGEEVDSVEKDELADRVAKVSVFFRTSPKHKLKIIKALQESGAIVAMTGDGVNDAVALKSADIGIAMGQTGTDVSKEAANMILVDDDFSAIMNAVEEGKGIFYNIKNFVRFQLSTSISALSLIALSTVFNLPSPLNAMQILWINIIMDGPPAQSLGVEPVDKDALRQPPRRMRDTILSRALLLKVLLSAAVIIGGTLFIFWKEMPEDKASTPRTTTMTFTCFVLFDLFNALTCRSQTKLISEIGFLRNHMFLYSVLGSLLGQLAVIYIPPLQRVFQTENLGVLDLLFLTGLASSVFIVSELLKLCELYCSHAQAVHAHHEDV, encoded by the exons ATCGATGAACAACATGAGCTCAAAGCCATCGAAAAGGAGAAGAAGGTGGCAGCTCTGCCACCCAAGGAAGCGTGCAAATGCCACAAGGAGGATTTGGCCGAAGCACTTTGT GTAGACCTACACACTGGGCTGTCGGAGTTCTCGGTGACGCAGCGCAGGCTGGTGCACGGCTGGAACGAGTTTGTCGCTGACAACACCGAACCCATATGGAAGAAATACCTCGATCAG TTTAAGAACCCCCTgatcctgctgctgctgggctctGCCCTGGTGAGCGTCCTCACCGGGGAGTACGAGGATGCCGTCAGCATCGCCGCG GCCGTGCTCATCGTGGTCACCGTCGCCTTCATCCAG GAGTACAGGTCGGAGAAATCTCTGGAAGAGCTGACTAAGCTGGTGCCTCCGGAATGCAACTG CCTCAGAGACGGAAAACTCCAGCACGTGCTGGCGCGGGAGCTGGTGCCCGGCGACGTCGTGTCTCTGTCCATCGGAGACCGGATCCCCGCGGACATCCGGCTCACCGAG GTCACGGATCTCCTGGTGGACGAATCCAGTTTCACGGGAGAAGCCGAGCCGTGCAGCAAAACGGACAGCCCGTTGCCAGGCGGGGGCGACCtcaccaccctgagcaacatcaTCTTCATGGGGACCCTGGTGCAGTACGGGAGGGGCCAG GGAGTGGTGATTGGAACGGGGGAAAGGTCCCAGTTCGGAGAAGTGTTTAAGATGATGCAGGCTGAAGAG ACGCCTAGAACCCCGCTGCAGAAGAGCATGGGCAAGCTGGGGAAGCAGCTGACGCTGTTCTCCTTCGGCGTCATTG GTCTGATCATGTTCATCGGCTGGCTGCAAGGGAAGCAGGTCCTCAGCATGTTCACCATTGGCGTCAG TCTGGCTGTAGCGGCCATCCCAGAGGGTCTGCCCATCGTCGTCACGGTCACGCTGGTCCTGGGCGTGCTGCGCATGGCCAAGAAGCGGGTCATTGTGAAGAAGCTACCGATCGTGGAGACTTTAG GTTGCTGCAATGTCCTCTGTTCTGATAAGACGGGGACTCTGACTGCCAATGAAATGACGGTGACCCAGCTTGTGACCTCCGATGGGCTTCATGCCGAG GTCAGCGGAGTCGGGTATGACGGCAAAGGGACCGTGTGTCTTTTACCGTCAAAGGAAGTGATCAAGGAATTTTCCAATGTCTCGGTGGGGAAGCTGGTGGAG GCGGGCTGTGTCGCCAACAACGCTGTCATCAGGAAGAACACCGTGATGGGACAGCCCACGGAGGGAGCCCTGATCGCCCTGGCAATGAAG ATGGACTTGAGTGATATTAAAAATTCATACgtaaggaaaaaagagattcCATTCAGCTCAGAGCAGAAGTGGATGGCGGTCAAATGCAGCCCGAAGAATGAG GACCGGGAAGACGTTTACTTCATGAAGGGGGCCTTCGAAGAGGTGATCCGCCACTGCACCATGTACAACCACGGGGGCATCCCCCTGCCGCTGACGCCCCAGCAGAGATCGCTCTGCCAGCAGGAGGAGAAGAGGATGGGGTCGCTCGGTCTGCGGG TGCTGGCCCTGGCCTCGGGGCCCGAGCTGGGGAGGCTGACGTTCCTGGGTCTCGTCGGCATCATCGACCCCCCGAGGGCCGGCGTGAAGGATGCGGTCCAGGTTCTCTCCGCGTCGGGAGTGTCCGTGAAAATGATAACGGGAGACGCTCTGGAGACTGCCTTGGCCATAG GAAGAAACATTGGCCTGGGCAACGGGAAGCTGCAAGCCATGTCCGGGGAGGAGGTGGACAGCGTGGAGAAGGACGAGCTGGCTGACCGCGTCGCGAAG GTGTCTGTGTTCTTCAGGACCAGCCCGAAGCACAAGCTCAAAATCATAAAG GCTTTGCAGGAGTCGGGGGCGATCGTGGCCATGACCGGGGATGGGGTGAACGACGCGGTCGCCCTGAAGTCCGCCGACATCGGGATCGCCATGGGGCAGACAGGGACAGACGTCAGCAAGGAGGCCGCCAACATGATCCTGGTGGACGACGACTTCTCGGCCATCAT GAACGCCGTGGAGGAAGGCAAGGGCATTTTCTACAACATCAAAAACTTTGTGCGGTTCCAGCTGAGCAC GAGCATCTCAGCCCTGAGCCTCATTGCTCTGTCCACCGTGTTCAACCTGCCCAGCCCCCTCAATGCCATGCAGATCCTGTGGATCAACATCATCATGGACGGGCCGCCGGCGCAGAG CTTGGGGGTCGAGCCCGTTGACAAAGATGCCCTCAGGCAGCCGCCGCGGCGCATGCGGGACACCATCCTCAGCCGCGCCCTCCTCCTGAAGGTGCTCCTGTCGGCCGCCGTCATCATCGGCGGGACCCTCTTCATCTTCTGGAAGGAG ATGCCCGAGGACAAAGCGAGCACCCCACGTACCACAACGATGACATTCACCTGTTTCGTGTTGTTTGATCTCTTCAATGCCTTGACCTGCCGCTCTCAG ACCAAGCTGATATCTGAGATCGGCTTTCTCAGGAACCACATGTTCCTCTACTCGGTGCTCGGGTCCCTTCTGGGGCAGCTGGCTGTGATCTACATCCCGCCCCTGCAGAGGGTCTTCCAGACAGAGAACCTGGGAGTGCTCG ATCTGCTGTTTCTAACCGGGCTGGCTTCGTCCGTCTTCATCGTCTCGGAGCTCCTCAAACTGTGTGAACTGTACTGCTCCCATGCCCAGGCCGTGCACGCGCACCACGAGGACGTATAG